CTCGCGGCGGTCGCGGGTTCGTCCGCGACCCGCGGGTGGCGGATCCCGGCGTGGTCGGCGGGCAGGGCGCGTCGCAGCACCCACCAGCTCCCCGCGATGCACACGGCCACCAGCGGCCAGGTGAGGATCGCCTGCGCCGCGCTCAACGCCAGCACCGCGCCGCCCAGCCACAGCGGGATGAACACCAGCAACCGCACCACGTACTGCCCGACCCACACCCAGCTCGCCAGGCTGTAGGCGCGCAGCAGCGCCGGATCACGCCGCCAGGTTCGCCCCTGCCCCAGCAGGGTGCCCACCACGACGCCCAGCAGCGGCCACCGGGCCGCGATGCTCACCATCCACATCAGGGCGCTCACGGCGTTGGTGACCAGCCGCGCGAGGAAGAAGTCCGCCGCGTTGCCGGTGTAGAGCGCGATCACCGCGCCCAGCAGCACCGCCAGCAGGCTCACCAGCACCGCCAGCGGGCGGGCGCCGTTGCGCAGCCGCCACCCGCCGAGCACCGCGCCGACCGCGACGGCCGCCGCGCCACCGGCGGCGATGGACTCACCGCCGAGGTACCAGCCGAGCCCGAACAGCACCGGCGGCAGGCTCGCGTCCAGCGCGCTCGTGCGTCCGCCGAGCAGCCGCATCAGCGAATCCCGCTCCGCACCTGGTTCCGGGACGCCCGATTCCCGGCCGCCCGATTCCGCGGCGGTGCGCGCCCGCCCGGTCTGCCGATCCCGCATCACACCTCCAGCCTGCCGCACCGGCGGCCGTCGACGCACCCACCGATCGGTCGCCGCGACGAATCACACCGAACGACGCCCCGCGGACCGCGGCTCAGTCGTGGGCCACCAGGGAGAGGAGATCGGCCAGGCGGTCGACGATCGCGGCCCGGTCGGCGGGAGCGCAGGTCAGCACGTCGCGGCCGTCCGGGGCCGGCTCGCCGAACAGCGTGAACCGGCCCAGGTCGTTGTCGAACCAGGTCAGTCCGGGGTGCGCGGCGGCACCGGCCCGCCGGTCGGCCCCGGAGACCAGGAAGTGACCGATCCGGTGCCGCGGCCGGCTCATGATCTCCTCCAGCGCCCGGGGCCGGGCGGTGCGCTCGGCCCGGACCGGTTCGCCCACCGCCGCCGGGGCCTGCGGCAACAGGTCCGCGCACACCTCCGGCAGGTCGTGCGGGTCGAGGAACTCCAGGTGCAACCGGCGCCCGTCGAGCACTCCCACCACGCCCACCTCACCCGTCGCGACGACGCGCGCGGCGAGCCGCTGCCCGCTGCGCACGTCGACCAGACCGGCGGCGGCGATGGACACCTCGGACCCGCACAGCAGGTACAGCGCGTCCTCGACCTCGGGTTCCGGGCGGCCGTCGACGGCGAGGCCCGAGGATTCCAGCTCTCCCCACACCTGCCGCACCAGCCGGGCGCGTTCCTCGGCGGACTCCTCCGGCCGGGACAGCTCGAACGGGTACTGCCGGACGTCCAGGTTGAGCTGCTCGCCGAGCACATCCACGGCGGGCAGGGAGAGGGCGATCGTGTCGACCATCGGCTGTCGTATCTCACCTTCGGTACGGCGGGCTCGCGCGGAGCCCGCCGGTGAACCAGGGGATCAGAGCGCGGCGCGCGTCAGAAGTCGCGGTATCCCGGCGGGGCTTCGCCGAGCACCGGGGGCGCCACCAGGCGCCCGCTGCCGTACTCCTCGTCGTAACCGTCGTCGGCTTCGAGCAGGAACTGCGGGCCCCGCTCGTTCGGTCCGGATTCGCCCGGCCGGTAACCGCCGGTGCTGTACTCCTTCTCGCGGGACTCCTGCTGGACCTCGTCGGACGCCGCCCAGGACGTGCGGCGGGAGCCTCGCCCGCGCGAGGAGGACGTCCGCGCCTTGGAACCCATCGGGCCGAAGCCGCCATCGGGACGCGACTCGTAACGGTCGATCTGCCGCTGCGGAGGCTGCTGCGGCTCGGGCCGCTGCTGGTTCGGCTGCTCCCCGCCGCGCTGGTCGGGCCGCTGCTGGTCGGGGCCCTGCTGCGGCGCCGGCTGCGGCGACGGGGGCTGCTGCGGCGGTTGCCCAGGCTGATGCTGGACGGGCTGCTGCGGCGGTTGCGGCTGCCCGGGCTGCTGCGGCGCTGGTTGCTGCCCAGGCTGCGGCTGCCCGGGTTGCGGCTGCGGAGGCTGCTGTGTCGCCTGCTGTGGTGGCGGCGGGGGCGGCTGCGTCCCGGGCATCGGCGGGCGGGCACCGGCCCCCGGCGGCGGACCCGCCGGGATCGGCGGACCGTCCGGACGCGGCCCGGCGGGCGGCGGCCCCGGACGCGCGGCGGGAGGCCGCTGCCCGGCGTCGGCGCCAGGAGGCGGCATCGGCATGCCACGCGGCGGCGACATCGGCTCCGGGCC
This window of the Saccharopolyspora gloriosae genome carries:
- a CDS encoding DUF3159 domain-containing protein, whose translation is MRDRQTGRARTAAESGGRESGVPEPGAERDSLMRLLGGRTSALDASLPPVLFGLGWYLGGESIAAGGAAAVAVGAVLGGWRLRNGARPLAVLVSLLAVLLGAVIALYTGNAADFFLARLVTNAVSALMWMVSIAARWPLLGVVVGTLLGQGRTWRRDPALLRAYSLASWVWVGQYVVRLLVFIPLWLGGAVLALSAAQAILTWPLVAVCIAGSWWVLRRALPADHAGIRHPRVADEPATAASGELRSAADGDD
- a CDS encoding ESX secretion-associated protein EspG codes for the protein MVDTIALSLPAVDVLGEQLNLDVRQYPFELSRPEESAEERARLVRQVWGELESSGLAVDGRPEPEVEDALYLLCGSEVSIAAAGLVDVRSGQRLAARVVATGEVGVVGVLDGRRLHLEFLDPHDLPEVCADLLPQAPAAVGEPVRAERTARPRALEEIMSRPRHRIGHFLVSGADRRAGAAAHPGLTWFDNDLGRFTLFGEPAPDGRDVLTCAPADRAAIVDRLADLLSLVAHD